A part of Candidatus Deferrimicrobium borealis genomic DNA contains:
- a CDS encoding DUF1059 domain-containing protein, which produces MKKHLTCRALGMKCSFEVHDESEEEITVTIGDHLKRVHGVEFTDALRRKAMDRILLDPA; this is translated from the coding sequence ATGAAAAAGCATCTCACTTGCAGGGCGTTGGGGATGAAATGCAGTTTCGAGGTCCATGACGAATCGGAGGAGGAGATCACGGTCACGATCGGTGACCATCTCAAGCGGGTCCACGGGGTGGAATTCACCGACGCGCTGCGCAGGAAGGCCATGGATCGGATCCTGCTGGATCCGGCCTAG
- a CDS encoding 3-oxoacyl-ACP reductase FabG, translating into MKGKVAVVTGASRGIGAATAKRLAQHGAAVAVNYFQSETAAGEVVAAIREVGGTAIAVRADVRDASQCEAMADEAKRKLGPVDVLVLNASISFPVVPILKYPWPEFEAKLTGELKAAFFCCKAFVPGMVERRKGSIVAVSSGLSRHPGEGFSAHSTAKSGLDAFVKSLALELGPSGIRVNVVAPGLTLTDATSFLSQKEKDATAQMTPLRRNGLPEDVAGAVLFLASEEARFITGAYLPVSGGIQMP; encoded by the coding sequence ATGAAGGGGAAGGTGGCGGTGGTCACGGGGGCGAGCCGCGGGATCGGGGCGGCGACCGCGAAGCGCCTCGCGCAGCATGGCGCGGCCGTGGCGGTGAACTATTTTCAGAGCGAGACGGCCGCGGGGGAAGTGGTCGCGGCGATCCGGGAGGTCGGCGGGACGGCGATCGCCGTCCGGGCGGACGTCCGCGACGCGTCCCAGTGCGAGGCGATGGCGGACGAGGCGAAACGGAAGCTCGGGCCGGTCGACGTGCTCGTGCTGAACGCCTCGATCTCCTTCCCCGTCGTCCCCATCCTCAAGTACCCGTGGCCGGAGTTCGAGGCGAAGCTCACCGGGGAGCTCAAGGCCGCCTTCTTCTGCTGCAAGGCGTTCGTGCCGGGGATGGTGGAGCGCCGCAAGGGATCGATCGTCGCGGTCAGCAGCGGGCTCTCCCGCCACCCGGGAGAGGGGTTCTCCGCGCACAGCACCGCGAAGTCCGGTCTTGACGCCTTCGTGAAGTCGCTCGCCCTCGAGCTGGGTCCGAGCGGCATCCGGGTAAACGTGGTCGCCCCGGGGCTCACCTTGACCGACGCGACATCGTTTCTTTCGCAGAAGGAGAAGGACGCCACGGCGCAGATGACGCCGCTGCGGCGGAACGGCCTCCCGGAGGACGTGGCGGGGGCGGTCCTCTTCCTCGCCTCGGAGGAGGCGCGCTTCATCACGGGCGCGTACCTGCCGGTTTCCGGCGGGATCCAGATGCCATGA
- the gyrA gene encoding DNA gyrase subunit A, whose product MDLFQKQAHPRAIQDEMRQSYLDYAMSVIVGRALPDVRDGLKPVQRRILFAMHELGNEYGKPYKKSARIVGDVIGKYHPHGDNAVYDALVRMVQEFSLRYPLIDGQGNFGSVDGDSAAAMRYTEVRMAKVAGELLSDLDKETVETLPNYDGSLQEPRVLPSRVPNLLVNGSAGIAVGMATSIPPHNLGEVVGALLALIGNPDITVDELMEHVPAPDFPTGGILYGLDGVRDAYRTGRGSVQIRARAFIEKAKKGDRESIVVTEIPYQVNKSRLIERMAELVRNKEIEEISDLRDESDRDGMRVVVELKKDAVAEVVLNNLYKQTQMQTSFGVQLLAIVQNRPRTMNLKELLEEFLAFRKEVVTKRTLFLLRKAESREHILLGLSIALDHIDAVIRLIRASKDPKEAKEGLVAKFGLSEIQAQAILDMRLQRLTGLEREKILQELKEVRAEIARLKKILGEESELLRVIGQEFREIRDAYGDARRSEIQRETKDLRLEDLIVDEEMVVTVSHTGYIKRNPISLYRTQRRGGRGKVGMGTKEEDFVSMLFIASMHTYVLFFSDQGKVYWLKVHELPEAGRASKGRAIVNLLSLSPGEEIASILPVREFTEGKFVMTVTARGIIKKTDLMEYSRPRAGGIISMGLNEGDRLIATALTTGQDEVFLSTRRGMSIRFHEEDVRPMGRAAVGVRGIDLEQGALVVGMEILKPEGTLLSVTEHGYGKRTAVEEYRSQSRGGKGVITLKVTGKTGHVVGVSQVAETDEVMLVTDGGKIIRLGMGDLRVIGRNTQGVRLIGLAEKERVVSIARLAEKEE is encoded by the coding sequence ATGGACCTGTTCCAGAAGCAGGCACACCCCCGCGCCATCCAGGACGAGATGCGCCAGAGCTACCTCGACTACGCGATGAGCGTGATCGTCGGGCGGGCGCTCCCGGACGTCCGCGACGGCCTGAAACCCGTCCAGCGCCGCATCCTCTTCGCCATGCACGAGCTGGGAAACGAGTACGGCAAGCCGTACAAGAAGTCCGCCCGCATCGTCGGCGACGTGATCGGTAAATATCATCCGCACGGCGACAACGCGGTGTACGACGCCCTCGTGCGCATGGTGCAGGAGTTCTCGCTGCGGTACCCCCTGATCGACGGGCAGGGGAACTTCGGCTCGGTGGACGGCGATTCGGCCGCGGCGATGCGGTACACCGAGGTCCGGATGGCGAAGGTGGCGGGGGAGCTGCTGTCGGACCTCGACAAGGAAACCGTCGAGACGCTCCCCAACTACGACGGCTCGCTCCAGGAGCCGCGCGTCCTTCCGTCCCGCGTCCCCAACCTGCTGGTGAACGGGAGCGCGGGGATCGCCGTCGGGATGGCGACCTCCATTCCGCCCCACAACCTCGGCGAGGTGGTCGGCGCCCTGCTCGCCCTGATCGGAAACCCCGACATCACGGTCGACGAGCTGATGGAGCACGTCCCGGCGCCCGATTTCCCGACCGGCGGGATCCTCTACGGGCTCGACGGGGTGCGCGACGCGTACCGCACGGGGCGCGGCAGCGTCCAGATCCGCGCGCGGGCCTTCATCGAGAAGGCGAAGAAGGGGGACCGGGAGTCGATCGTCGTCACCGAGATCCCGTACCAGGTGAACAAGTCCCGCCTCATCGAGCGGATGGCGGAGCTGGTGCGGAACAAGGAGATCGAGGAGATCTCGGACCTGCGCGACGAGTCCGACCGCGACGGGATGCGCGTGGTCGTGGAGCTGAAGAAGGACGCGGTCGCCGAGGTCGTCCTCAACAACCTGTACAAGCAGACGCAGATGCAGACCTCCTTCGGCGTGCAGCTGCTGGCGATCGTCCAGAACCGGCCGCGGACGATGAACCTCAAGGAGCTCCTCGAGGAGTTCCTCGCCTTCCGGAAGGAGGTCGTCACCAAGCGGACCCTGTTCCTGCTGCGGAAGGCGGAATCCCGGGAGCACATCCTGCTCGGGCTATCGATCGCCCTCGACCACATCGACGCGGTCATCCGCCTGATCCGGGCCTCGAAGGACCCGAAGGAGGCGAAGGAAGGCCTCGTGGCGAAGTTCGGACTGTCGGAGATCCAGGCCCAGGCGATCCTCGACATGCGGCTGCAGCGGCTGACCGGGCTGGAGCGCGAGAAGATCCTGCAGGAGCTGAAGGAGGTCCGCGCGGAGATCGCCCGGCTGAAAAAGATCCTCGGAGAGGAGTCCGAGCTTCTGCGCGTGATCGGGCAGGAGTTCCGCGAGATCCGGGACGCCTACGGCGACGCCCGCCGCTCCGAGATCCAGCGCGAGACGAAGGACCTGCGGCTCGAAGACCTGATCGTGGACGAGGAGATGGTGGTCACCGTCTCCCACACGGGGTACATCAAGCGGAACCCGATCAGCCTCTACCGGACGCAGCGGCGCGGGGGACGCGGGAAGGTCGGCATGGGGACGAAGGAGGAGGATTTCGTCTCGATGCTCTTCATCGCCTCGATGCACACCTACGTCCTCTTCTTCTCGGACCAGGGGAAGGTGTACTGGCTGAAGGTCCACGAATTGCCGGAGGCGGGACGCGCCTCGAAGGGGCGGGCCATCGTGAACCTCCTGTCCCTCTCCCCCGGCGAGGAGATCGCCTCGATCCTCCCCGTCCGCGAGTTCACGGAGGGGAAGTTCGTGATGACGGTTACGGCGCGAGGCATCATCAAGAAGACGGACCTCATGGAGTACTCCCGGCCTCGGGCGGGCGGGATCATCTCCATGGGGCTGAACGAGGGGGACCGGCTGATCGCCACCGCCCTCACCACGGGGCAGGACGAGGTGTTCCTCTCCACCCGCCGGGGGATGTCGATCCGGTTCCACGAGGAGGACGTCCGGCCGATGGGGCGCGCGGCGGTGGGCGTGCGCGGCATCGACCTCGAGCAGGGGGCGCTCGTCGTGGGGATGGAGATCCTCAAACCCGAGGGAACGCTCCTCTCCGTGACGGAGCACGGGTACGGGAAGCGCACGGCGGTCGAGGAGTACCGCAGCCAGTCGCGGGGCGGCAAGGGCGTGATCACCCTGAAGGTGACGGGGAAGACCGGTCACGTGGTCGGCGTCAGCCAGGTCGCCGAAACGGACGAGGTGATGCTGGTCACCGACGGGGGGAAGATCATCCGGCTCGGGATGGGCGATCTGCGGGTGATCGGGAGGAACACCCAGGGCGTCCGCCTGATCGGCCTCGCCGAGAAGGAGCGGGTCGTCTCGATCGCGCGGCTGGCGGAGAAGGAAGAGTGA
- a CDS encoding ATP-binding protein: protein MTPEAPWEGALRRLEGIMTRVEALLGKREPSPTDPAIFRSHRAFRWERAGEGSGRIVPIPHPHGVDLATLVGIDRAKKELLRNTEQFVSGRGANHVLLWGERGTGKSSCVKGLLPVFGPRGLRIVELARWDLFSFPKIVGQLRDLPFRFLLYCDDLSFDEGEADYRGLKTLLDGGVEERPENVLIYATSNRRHLMPERRVALGAEDEIHPEEAIGEKLSLSDRFGLQLGFYRFDQETYLAVVESYAGRMRLPVDPGTLREDALRWALAAGSRSGRTAKQFIDDLAGRSGTRSP, encoded by the coding sequence ATGACGCCGGAGGCGCCCTGGGAGGGTGCGCTTCGGCGCCTCGAAGGGATCATGACGCGCGTCGAGGCGCTCCTCGGGAAGCGGGAGCCGTCGCCGACCGATCCGGCGATTTTCCGGTCCCACCGGGCGTTCCGGTGGGAGCGCGCCGGCGAGGGGAGCGGCCGGATCGTGCCGATCCCGCATCCGCACGGGGTGGATCTCGCCACGCTCGTCGGAATCGACCGTGCGAAGAAGGAGCTGCTCCGGAACACGGAGCAGTTCGTTTCCGGGAGGGGGGCGAACCACGTTCTCCTGTGGGGGGAGCGCGGGACCGGGAAGTCGTCGTGCGTGAAGGGGCTGCTCCCCGTCTTCGGTCCGCGGGGTCTCCGGATCGTCGAGCTCGCCCGGTGGGACCTGTTCTCCTTCCCGAAGATCGTCGGGCAGCTCCGGGATCTGCCGTTCCGGTTCCTCCTCTACTGCGACGACCTGTCGTTCGACGAGGGGGAGGCGGATTACCGGGGGCTAAAGACGCTGCTGGACGGCGGCGTGGAGGAACGCCCGGAGAACGTGCTGATCTACGCCACCTCGAACCGGCGGCACCTGATGCCCGAACGGCGGGTCGCGCTGGGCGCGGAGGACGAGATCCATCCGGAGGAGGCGATCGGGGAGAAGCTCTCCCTCTCCGACCGGTTCGGCCTCCAGCTCGGGTTCTACCGGTTCGACCAGGAGACGTACCTCGCCGTCGTCGAATCGTACGCGGGGCGGATGCGCCTCCCCGTCGACCCGGGGACGCTCCGGGAGGACGCGCTGCGATGGGCGCTCGCCGCCGGCTCCCGCAGCGGCCGGACGGCGAAGCAGTTCATCGACGACCTCGCGGGCCGGTCCGGAACGCGATCGCCCTGA
- the ilvD gene encoding dihydroxy-acid dehydratase, with protein MRSDVIKKGFERAPHRSLLKATGVTDADMGKPFIAVCNSFVEIVPGHVHLNRVGRFVKECIREAGGVAFEFNTIGVDDGIAMGHGGMLYSLPSREIIADSVETMLKAHCFDGMICIPNCDKIIPGMLMAAMRCNVPTIFVSGGPMKAGVTKAGRVVDLISVFEGVAAHKLGNLSDEGLKELEDTGCPTCGCCSGMFTANSMNCLCEALGMALPGSASVLATDKHRDDYYREAAFRLVDMVRKDLKPRDIVTRDAFDNALALDMAMGGSTNTILHTLAVAHEAGVSFDLARIDAISRKTPTLCKVSPSSQYHMEDVDRAGGIPAILSELFKVPGLMKRGCLTVTGKTLEENVAGVSSKDPAVIRPLSDAYSREGGLAVLYGNLATEGAVVKTAGVDPKMLVFEGSAVIFESQDEACEGILAGKVKAGDFVVIRYEGPKGGPGMQEMLAPTSYIMGEGLGDKVAMVTDGRFSGGTRGATIGHVSPEAAAGGTIALVRNGDRIRLDIPRRVLELAVSDAELAERRAKWRLPAKKKPTGSLGKYAAMATSASTGAVLKWE; from the coding sequence ATGCGCTCAGACGTCATAAAGAAGGGATTCGAGCGGGCGCCGCACCGCAGCCTGCTGAAGGCCACCGGCGTGACCGACGCCGACATGGGGAAGCCGTTCATCGCCGTGTGCAACTCGTTCGTCGAGATCGTCCCCGGCCACGTGCATTTGAACCGGGTCGGGCGATTCGTGAAGGAGTGCATCCGGGAGGCGGGCGGCGTCGCCTTCGAGTTCAACACGATCGGCGTGGACGACGGGATCGCCATGGGACACGGCGGGATGCTCTACTCCCTGCCGTCGCGCGAGATCATCGCGGACTCCGTCGAAACGATGCTCAAGGCCCACTGCTTCGACGGGATGATCTGCATCCCCAATTGCGACAAGATCATCCCCGGCATGCTGATGGCGGCGATGCGGTGCAACGTTCCGACGATCTTCGTCTCCGGCGGGCCGATGAAGGCCGGCGTGACGAAGGCCGGCCGGGTCGTCGACCTGATCTCCGTCTTCGAGGGGGTGGCGGCCCACAAGCTCGGGAACCTCTCCGACGAGGGGCTCAAGGAGCTCGAGGACACCGGGTGCCCCACCTGCGGGTGCTGCTCCGGCATGTTCACGGCGAACTCGATGAACTGCCTGTGCGAGGCGCTCGGGATGGCGCTCCCGGGGAGCGCGTCCGTGCTGGCGACCGACAAGCATCGCGACGACTATTACCGCGAGGCGGCGTTCCGGCTGGTGGACATGGTGCGCAAAGACTTGAAGCCGCGCGACATCGTGACGCGGGACGCCTTCGACAACGCGCTCGCCCTCGACATGGCGATGGGCGGCTCCACGAACACGATCCTCCACACGCTGGCGGTGGCGCACGAGGCGGGGGTGTCGTTCGACCTGGCGCGGATCGACGCGATCTCCCGGAAGACGCCCACGCTGTGCAAGGTGTCGCCGTCGTCGCAGTACCACATGGAGGACGTGGACCGCGCGGGGGGGATCCCGGCGATCCTCTCGGAGCTGTTCAAGGTGCCGGGTCTCATGAAGCGGGGCTGCCTCACCGTGACGGGGAAGACCCTGGAGGAGAACGTGGCGGGGGTGTCGTCGAAGGACCCGGCGGTCATCCGGCCCCTGTCCGACGCGTACAGCAGGGAAGGAGGGCTCGCGGTCCTCTACGGCAACCTCGCGACCGAAGGCGCGGTCGTAAAGACCGCCGGGGTCGACCCGAAGATGCTGGTCTTCGAGGGGTCCGCCGTGATCTTCGAGTCGCAGGACGAGGCGTGCGAAGGGATCCTCGCGGGGAAGGTGAAGGCGGGCGACTTCGTCGTCATCCGGTACGAGGGTCCCAAAGGCGGCCCGGGGATGCAGGAGATGCTCGCGCCGACGTCGTACATCATGGGCGAGGGGCTCGGCGACAAGGTGGCGATGGTCACCGACGGGCGCTTCTCCGGAGGGACGCGCGGCGCCACCATCGGCCACGTCTCCCCCGAGGCGGCCGCGGGGGGGACGATCGCCCTGGTCCGGAACGGCGACCGGATCCGCCTGGACATCCCGCGGCGGGTGCTGGAGCTGGCGGTGTCGGACGCGGAACTTGCCGAACGGCGTGCGAAATGGCGGCTTCCGGCGAAGAAGAAACCGACCGGTTCTCTCGGGAAGTACGCCGCGATGGCGACCAGCGCCAGCACCGGCGCGGTCCTCAAGTGGGAGTGA